From a region of the Gossypium raimondii isolate GPD5lz chromosome 10, ASM2569854v1, whole genome shotgun sequence genome:
- the LOC105775147 gene encoding uncharacterized protein LOC105775147: MGKGNKEGTSKQFRWTKPMEHVFLEILAEEARKGNKPSNTFKSVSINRVADAISSRFQVQCDTKHVENHLRTVKNQWQIICKIRGESGFGWDDNMKMITCDRATYDATVMAHKKYEPFLNKSIDHYDEMAVVVGKDMATGSFARTFADIDLDDDNEDSMHRDATMKRLKRWSSGKKNGRDERGRLAQVMVTGLKKRHI; this comes from the exons ATGGGTAAGGGCAACAAAGAAGGGACCTCCAAGCAATTCAGGTGGACAAAACCGATGGAACATGTTTTCCTTGAAATTCTAGCAGAGGAGGCTCGAAAAGGAAATAAGCCTTCTAATACTTTCAAATCAGTTTCTATTAATCGAGTTGCCGACGCCATTTCTTCTAGATTCCAAGTCCAATGCGATACAAAGCACgtggaaaatcatttgaggacAGTAAAAAACCAGTGGCAGATTATATGCAAAATTCGAGgtgaaagtggttttggatgggatgataacatgaaaatgatcacatgtgatagAGCGACATACGATGCAACAGtgatg gcacacaagaagtatgaaccatttttgaataaaagcattgatcattatgatgaaatggctgtggttgttggcaaagatatggcaacagggagttttgccagaacatttgctgacatagatttggatgatgataatgaagatTCAATGCACAGAGATGCGACAATGAAGAGGCTGAAGAG GTGGAGCAGTGGTAAAAAAAATGGTCGTGATGAGAGAGGGCGTCTGGCGCAAGTGATGGTGACAGGCCTTAAGAAGCGGCACATCTAG
- the LOC105777415 gene encoding exportin-T, whose protein sequence is MDDVEKAILISFDESGAIDSELKLQAVNFCQKIKETPSICSLCIEKLCFCKLVQVQFWCLQALQEVIRVKYGSMSLEEKNFIRKSIFSMACLEGINDKMCVVLDSPAFIKNKLSQVLVTLIYFEYPLIWSSVFVDFLPHLSKGAVVIDMFSRLLNALDDELVSMDYPRTAEEVAVAGRVKDAMRNQCVPQIVRAWYDIVSMYRNTDPETCVTVLDCMRRYVSWIDIGLIVNDAFIPLLFELILVDGLSEQLRAAAAGCVLAVVSKRMDAHSKLSLLKSLQISRVFGLVSDDNDSDLVSAIAALITGYAVEVLECSKRVNTEDAKVISMELLDEVLPTVFYVMQNCEMDAAFSIVQFLSGYVATMKTHSSLQENQMLHISQILEVIRTQIRYDPMYRNNLDMVDMIGVEEESRMLEFRKDLFVLLRNVGRVAPEVTRIFIRNSLASAISSSSDKNAEEVEAALSLLYALGETMSDEAMRGGNGLLSELVTNLLSTRFPCHSNRLVALVYLETIARYMKFIQENVQYIPLVLAAFLDERGIHHPNIYVSRRASYLFMRIVKLLKSKLVPFIETILQSLQDVVARFTSMNLASREPAGSEDGAYVFEAIGLLIGMEDVSLEKQSDYLSSLLTPLCQQVEVTLMNAKALNPDESSLQIANIQQIIVAINALSKGFSERLVTSSRPAIGHMFKQTLDVLLQILVVFPKVEPLRTKVLSFIHRMVDTLGASVFPYLPKALEQLLAESEPKEMVGFLLLLNQLICKFSTLVRDILEEVFPTIAGRVFSAIQRVVDSSVTETNTEEIRELQELQKTLYTFLHVIATHDLSSVFLSPRSRDYLTSIMQLLLHTSCHHKDIVTRKACVQIFIKLIKDWCAKSSGEEKVPGFKSFIIETFATNCCLYSVLDKSFEFGDANTLVLFGEIVLAQKVMYEKFGDDFLVHFVSKGFPSPQNLAEQYCQKLKGNDIKALRSYYQSLIEHLRVQQNGSLVFR, encoded by the exons atgGACGATGTAGAAAAAGCAATATTGATTAGCTTTGATGAATCAGGTGCCATAGATTCAGAGTTAAAATTACAAGCAGTGAACTTTTGtcagaaaattaaagaaacccCATCAATATGCAGCCTTTGTATTGAGAAGTTGTGTTTTTGCAAGCTCGTTCAGGTTCAGTTTTGGTGTTTACAAGCTTTGCAGGAGGTTATTAGGGTAAAATATGGGTCCATGAGCTTGGAAGAGAAGAACTTTATCAGGAAGTCGATTTTTTCTATGGCGTGTTTAGAAGGTATCAATGATAAGATGTGTGTTGTTTTGGATAGTCCTGCATTTATAAAGAATAAGCTTTCTCAGGTTTTGGTCACTTTGATTTACTTTGAGTACCCTTTGATTTGGTCATCTGTTTTTGTTGATTTCCTGCCCCATTTGAGTAAAGGGGCTGTGGTGATAGATATGTTTTCTCGGCTTTTGAATGCATTAGATGATGAATTGGTTAGTATGGATTATCCACGGACTGCTGAAGAAGTGGCAGTTGCAGGAAGGGTAAAGGATGCAATGAGGAACCAGTGTGTGCCTCAGATTGTCAGAGCATGGTATGACATTGTGTCTATGTATAGGAATACCGATCCTGAAACTTGTGTTACTGTTTTGGATTGTATGAGGAGGTATGTTTCCTGGATTGACATTGGGTTGATTGTGAATGATGCATTTATTCCACTATTGTTTGAGTTGATTTTGGTTGATGGTTTGTCGGAACAACTTCGTGCTGCTGCTGCTGGATGTGTTTTGGCAGTAGTTTCCAAGCGAATGGATGCGCATTCTAAATTATCTCTATTGAAGAGTCTTCAAATAAGTCGAGTTTTTGGTTTGGTATCTGATGATAATGATTCTGACTTGGTTTCAGCAATAGCAGCCTTAATTACAGGGTATGCAGTGGAGGTTTTAGAGTGTTCCAAAAGGGTGAACACAGAAGATGCTAAGGTGATTTCCATGGAGCTTTTAGATGAAGTTTTGCCAACAGTTTTCTATGTAATGCAGAACTGCGAGATGGATGCAGCATTTAGTATTGTCCAATTTCTTTCAGGTTATGTTGCCACCATGAAAACCCATTCTTCTTTGCAAGAGAATCAAATGCTTCACATAAGTCAGATCCTCGAAGTGATTCGTACACAGATTCGTTATGATCCCATGTACCGCAATAATCTTGATATGGTAGATATGATTGGGGTGGAAGAAGAAAGCAGGATGTTGGAATTTAGAAAGGATTTATTTGTGTTGCTACGGAATGTGGGTCGAGTAGCACCTGAAGTTACTAGGATCTTTATCAGAAATTCGTTAGCTAGTGCCATTTCATCATCATCAGACAAGAATGCGGAAGAGGTAGAAGCTGCCCTTTCCCTTTTGTATGCACTTGGAGAGACGATGAGTGATGAGGCAATGAGGGGGGGAAATGGACTATTAAGTGAACTGGTAACAAATCTTTTATCAACAAGATTTCCTTGCCATTCCAATAGGTTAGTTGCCCTTGTCTACTTGGAGACAATAGCAAGGTATATGAAGTTCATCCAGGAGAATGTACAATACATTCCTTTGGTTTTGGCTGCCTTTCTTGATGAAAGAGGTATACACCATCCAAACATTTATGTGAGTCGCAGGGCCAGTTATCTGTTCATGAGGATCGTAAAATTGCTGAAATCTAAGCTTGTGCCTTTCATAGAGACAATTTTGCAG AGCCTGCAAGATGTAGTTGCTCGATTTACAAGTATGAATCTTGCATCAAGGGAACCTGCAGGATCTGAAGATGGTGCTTACGTTTTTGAG GCAATCGGCCTTTTGATTGGAATGGAAGATGTGTCACTGGAAAAGCAATCCGATTATCTCTCTTCATTGCTCACTCCTCTCTGTCAACAG GTGGAAGTAACATTGATGAATGCAAAAGCATTGAATCCAGATGAATCTTCTCTACAAATTGCTAATATCCAGCAAATAATCGTGGCAATTAATGCTCTAAGCAAG GGTTTCAGTGAGCGCCTTGTGACCTCTAGTCGACCTGCAATTGGTCACATGTTTAAGCAG ACATTGGATGTTCTTCTACAAATTCTTGTTGTATTTCCAAAGGTAGAGCCTTTGCGGACTAAG GTTTTATCATTCATACACCGTATGGTGGACACCTTAGGAGCATCTGTGTTTCCTTACCTTCCGAAGGCATTGGAGCAACTACTTGCAGAAAGTGAG CCGAAAGAAATGGTTGGTTTCCTCTTACTGCTCAATCAACTTATATGCAAATTCAGCACCTTGGTCCGTGACATATTGGAAGAAGTGTTTCCTACTATTGCTGGTAGGGTATTTAGTGCCATCCAAAGGGTTGTTGATTCTTCAGTTACTGAAACCAATACGGAG GAAATTCGTGAATTGCAGGAACTTCAAAAGACGTTATATACTTTTCTTCATGTGATAGCCACACATGATCTCTCTTCCGTTTTCCTTTCCCCCAGAAGCCGGGACTACTTGACTTCAATCATGCAGTTGCTGTTACATACATCTTGCCACCATAAGGATATTGTTACAAGAAAG GCTTGTGTACagatatttatcaaattaattaaagacTGGTGTGCCAAGTCTTCTGGTGAAGAAAAG GTACCTGgtttcaaaagttttatcatAGAGACCTTTGCCACAAACTGTTGTTTGTACAGTGTGCTTGACAAATCCTTCGAGTTTGGTGATGCAAATACT CTTGTTTTATTTGGAGAAATTGTGCTGGCTCAGAAAGTGATGTACGAGAAGTTTGGGGATGATTTTCTTGTTCATTTTGTATCAAAAGGATTTCCATCCCCGCAAAATCTGGCAGAGCAGTATTGCCAAAAGTTGAAG GGTAATGACATCAAAGCATTGAGATCGTATTATCAGTCACTTATTGAACATTTACGAGTCCAGCAGAATGGAAGCCTTGTTTTCAGATAG